The Zetaproteobacteria bacterium region GGCTCCAACCCCTCGGTCCGCCAGCCGAGCTCCCGCATCAGCAACAGGTATGCTCCGCTGCCGCATCCGACATCGAGCAGCCGTCCTCCGGCGACGAAGGGGGGAGCGGCGATGCCCGGCGGGAGGAGCCGCACACTCAGACGCGCCCACCACGGAGCATCGGGCACGGGATAGCCCCGCCGCCGCAACAGGGCGTGGAGCCGCGCCCGTCGATGCGGCGGTTGAAGTCGGAGTGCGGGTGGGGCGTAGGCGTAGTAGTCGTCGGGATAGGCCGCAGCCAGTGTTGCGGCGTCCGGTCGTGGATCGAGGAATCCCACCGAGCAGCGGCGGCAGCGGACGATCCGCCACTCCCTTGCCCCGCCGCACGCAAAATCGCGTGTGCGCACGAGCAATCGTCGCTCGTGGCCGTCGCAGACCGGGCAGCGGTGGACGTTCACCGTACCCATGAGGAGAGATCCATCGCCGCGACGATCTCCGCCAGCCCGGCGCGCCAGGGAGGGATCACGTCGTCGATGGTTCGGCGGAACTTGCTGCAGTCGAGCACCGACCAGGAGGGGCGGCGGGCGGGGGTGGGATATTCCGCCGAAGAGATCGGCTGCAGCCGGGCGAGCGGGGGGGCACCCTGCGCGCGAGCGGCCTCGAACAGGGCGCAGGCCAGGCCGAACCAGCTGGTCGGCTCCGGTTGGCAGAAGTGGTAGGTGCCCCAATCCGCCCCTCGTCGGTCGATCATGCGCAGCAGTGCCCGGGCCAGCGCCTCCGTCGTTGTGGGGGCACCCGTCTGGTCGTCCACCACCGACAGATGCTCGCGCTCCATCCCCAGCCGCAGGATGGTGGTGGCGAAGTTGCGTCCATAGCCCGAGATGAGCCAACTGGTGCGCACGATGTAGTGGCGCTCCAGAATGGCGCGCACCGCCTCCTCCCCGGCCAGCTTGCTGGCGCCGTAGGTGTTGAGCGGTGCGGGCGGGTCCTCCTCCCGCCAGGGGCGGTCGGCCGAGCCGTCGAAGACGTAGTCGGTGGAGATGTGGATCAGCACGGCGCCGTGATCGGCACAGGCGGCGGCCAGGTTGGCCGCTCCATCGCGGTTGACCGCGAAGGCACGCTCCGCCTCGGCCTCCGCCCGGTCGACGTCGGTCCAGGCGGCGGCGTTGATCACCACATCCGGGGTGAACGCGGCCATGGCCCGATCCACCGCCGCCCGGTCGGTGATATCGAGCGCATCCCGCCCCAGCGCTTGCAGCTGGTGGGCTGCCCCCTGCCGGACGAGCGCCCGTCCCAGTTGGCCGCCGGCACCGGTGATCAGCAGCCGCATGCCGCCCTACGGCTCCAGGTCGAGCTGTCGCAGCGTCGGCAGGGCCCGATCCTTGTCCGACAGCACCGGATCGTCGATCGGCCAGTCGATGGCCAGGGTCGGGTCGTTCCACACCACCCCCGCATCCAGCTCCGGATGGTAGAACTCCGTGCATTTGTACTGGAAATCGGCATGGGCCGAGAGTACGCAGAAACCGTGGGCGTAACCCGGAGGGATCCAGAGCTGGCGGTGGTTTTCTTCCGACAGCTCCA contains the following coding sequences:
- the rfbD gene encoding dTDP-4-dehydrorhamnose reductase; translated protein: MRLLITGAGGQLGRALVRQGAAHQLQALGRDALDITDRAAVDRAMAAFTPDVVINAAAWTDVDRAEAEAERAFAVNRDGAANLAAACADHGAVLIHISTDYVFDGSADRPWREEDPPAPLNTYGASKLAGEEAVRAILERHYIVRTSWLISGYGRNFATTILRLGMEREHLSVVDDQTGAPTTTEALARALLRMIDRRGADWGTYHFCQPEPTSWFGLACALFEAARAQGAPPLARLQPISSAEYPTPARRPSWSVLDCSKFRRTIDDVIPPWRAGLAEIVAAMDLSSWVR